The sequence CAAGGCAAGTTCAAGAAACAGTTATCGCTGGTCGACCTCACCTTTATCGGTTTGGGGGCGATCTTTGGTTCCGGCTGGCTGTTCGCCGCCAGCCATGTCTCGGCGATTGCCGGGCCGGCAGGGATCTTTTCCTGGTTGCTGGGTGGCTTTGCCGTGTTGCTGCTTGGCATCGTCTATTGCGAGCTCGGCGCGGCCTTGCCTCGAGCGGGCGGAGTGGTGCGTTATCCGGTGTTTTCCCACGGGCCGTTGCTGGGCTACTTGATGGGCTTTATCACACTGATCGCCTTCTCCAGCCTGGTAGCGATTGAAGTGGTCGCCGCACGCCAATACGCCGCCGCCTGGTTTCCCGGCCTGACTCATGAAGGCAGCAGCAACCCGACCATCATTGGCTGGTTGATGCAGTTCGCCTTGCTCTGCCTGTTTTTTGCGCTGAACTACTACAGTGTCAAAACCTTCGCCAAGGCCAACAACGTCATCAGCCTGTTCAAGTTCATCGTGCCGTTGCTGGTGATCGGTGTGCTGTTCACCTTTTTCAAACCCGACAACTTTCATGTCCAGGGTTTTGCGCCGTTTGGTCTGTCGGGCATTGAGATGGCGGTCTCTGCAGGCGGGATCATTTTTGCCTACCTGGGGCTTACACCGATCATTTCCGTGGCCAGTGAAGTCCGCAATCCTCAGCGCACGATTCCCATCGCGCTGATCCTTTCGGTACTGCTCTCCACCCTGATCTACGGCCTGCTGCAACTGGCTTTCCTCGGCAGCATTCCCACCGAAATGCTCGCCAATGGCTGGGGCGCCATCAGCAAGGAATTCTCCCTGCCATACCGCGATATTGCGCTGACCCTGGGTGTGGGCTGGCTGGCCTACCTGGTGGTGGCAGACGCGGTAATTTCCCCCAGCGGCTGCGGCAACATCTACATGAATGCCACGCCGCGCGTGGTCTACGGCTGGGCACGCACTGGCACGTTCTTCAAGATTTTTACCCGCATCGATGAGAAGTCCGGCATCCCGCGTCCGGCGCTGTGGCTGACCTTCGCCTTGTCGGTGTTCTGGACCTTGCCGTTCCCGTCGTGGGAAGCCCTGATCAACGTGGTCTCGGCCGCCTTGGTGCTCAGTTACGCCATTGCCCCGATCTCCGTGGCTGCGTTGCGCAAGAGCGCGCCAGACCTGCCTCGTCCGTTTCGCGTCAGCGGTTTTGCCGTGCTCGGCCCGGTGTCGTTTGTGATCGCGGCGCTGATCGTCTACTGGTCTGGCTGGGGCACGGTGTCGTGGCTGCTGGGCCTGCAAATCCTGATGTTTGTGATCTACCTGGGCTGCAAGCGCCTGGTGCCCACCGCACACTTGAGCCTGGGGGAACAAGTGCGCTCGTCGCTGTGGCTGATCGCTTTTTATGCCCTGACGATTTTGATTTCCTACTTGGGCAGTTTCGGCGGCATCGGTGCGTTGGTGCACCCGTACGACACCCTGGCGGTGACGGTCATGGCCCTGGGCATTTACTACTGGGGCGCCAACACCGGCGTGCCAGCCCACAAGCTGGTGCTGGACGGCGACGAAGAATGATTTTCCTGACGTATAGCGAGAGGTAACCCATG is a genomic window of Pseudomonas sp. ADAK18 containing:
- a CDS encoding APC family permease; this translates as MSGQGKFKKQLSLVDLTFIGLGAIFGSGWLFAASHVSAIAGPAGIFSWLLGGFAVLLLGIVYCELGAALPRAGGVVRYPVFSHGPLLGYLMGFITLIAFSSLVAIEVVAARQYAAAWFPGLTHEGSSNPTIIGWLMQFALLCLFFALNYYSVKTFAKANNVISLFKFIVPLLVIGVLFTFFKPDNFHVQGFAPFGLSGIEMAVSAGGIIFAYLGLTPIISVASEVRNPQRTIPIALILSVLLSTLIYGLLQLAFLGSIPTEMLANGWGAISKEFSLPYRDIALTLGVGWLAYLVVADAVISPSGCGNIYMNATPRVVYGWARTGTFFKIFTRIDEKSGIPRPALWLTFALSVFWTLPFPSWEALINVVSAALVLSYAIAPISVAALRKSAPDLPRPFRVSGFAVLGPVSFVIAALIVYWSGWGTVSWLLGLQILMFVIYLGCKRLVPTAHLSLGEQVRSSLWLIAFYALTILISYLGSFGGIGALVHPYDTLAVTVMALGIYYWGANTGVPAHKLVLDGDEE